A stretch of the Pseudomonas helvetica genome encodes the following:
- the tssK gene encoding type VI secretion system baseplate subunit TssK, protein MSLLPDAVCWHEGMQLLPQHFQLQGLRAEALVAHFAKACNPWFWGVTHLDIDPSALSAGHVRLLALQATLPDGLPINVQAGVGPMLELDVSEAVDATDNATVTVYLAVSPLWRAGQLLPLTGRLQSVIGDALPDLTSGQYPESITVWRPNPRLCTQLNKADSICVPLVRIRKEGGGFLQLPYTAPTPCLLPESVLGRRVGGLCARAREKCMFLAGRLRQAQQAGNQDDAAEIRRQLTALWARLPEVEGLLSSRLATPQALYGLLLGLAGAWSALDPLAGVPAFAALDFLELQRGYESVLDWLDKTLELIRAGYRSLPFERHEHLFSIQLPDDQPSQRLVIGLRMPNGASEQSASEWLSRAIIASAPHVALLGRQRMRGLAHEAMNRNEQVAYSVGEDTRLFVVTAEGQWFDGQLPLQIVAPASQLASSPWQVVLFVAQASENA, encoded by the coding sequence ATGAGTTTGCTACCTGACGCGGTTTGCTGGCACGAGGGCATGCAGTTGCTGCCCCAGCATTTTCAGTTGCAAGGTCTGCGCGCCGAAGCGTTGGTCGCGCATTTTGCCAAGGCCTGCAACCCCTGGTTCTGGGGTGTCACCCATCTCGACATCGACCCTTCGGCACTGAGTGCCGGGCACGTTCGCTTGCTCGCCTTGCAGGCGACCTTGCCGGATGGTTTGCCGATCAACGTGCAGGCCGGTGTGGGACCGATGCTGGAACTCGATGTCAGCGAAGCGGTCGATGCAACGGACAATGCCACTGTGACCGTGTACCTGGCGGTTAGTCCGTTGTGGCGTGCCGGACAATTACTGCCACTCACCGGACGCTTGCAATCGGTAATCGGCGATGCCTTGCCAGACCTCACCAGCGGTCAATACCCCGAGTCGATTACGGTGTGGCGACCCAATCCGCGTTTGTGCACGCAGTTGAACAAGGCCGATTCGATCTGTGTACCGCTGGTGCGTATTCGCAAGGAAGGCGGCGGCTTTTTGCAGTTGCCCTACACCGCGCCAACGCCGTGTCTGCTACCGGAGTCGGTGTTGGGCCGTCGGGTCGGCGGCCTGTGCGCCCGGGCCCGAGAGAAATGCATGTTTCTGGCCGGTCGCTTGCGCCAGGCACAGCAAGCTGGCAATCAGGATGATGCTGCGGAAATTCGTCGCCAATTGACCGCACTCTGGGCGCGTCTGCCGGAAGTCGAGGGTTTGTTGAGCAGTCGGTTGGCGACGCCTCAGGCGTTGTATGGTCTGCTGCTGGGGCTGGCCGGTGCCTGGTCGGCGCTTGATCCGCTGGCAGGGGTGCCGGCCTTTGCCGCGCTGGATTTTCTCGAGTTGCAGCGCGGCTACGAGAGCGTACTCGACTGGCTGGACAAGACCCTCGAATTGATTCGCGCCGGCTATCGCAGCCTGCCGTTCGAACGCCATGAACACCTCTTCTCGATCCAGTTGCCCGACGATCAGCCAAGCCAGCGCCTGGTGATCGGCTTGCGCATGCCCAATGGTGCAAGCGAGCAGTCTGCGAGTGAATGGTTGAGTCGGGCGATCATCGCTTCCGCGCCGCACGTTGCCCTGCTCGGTCGACAACGCATGCGCGGTCTGGCGCATGAGGCCATGAATCGCAACGAACAGGTGGCCTACAGCGTGGGCGAAGATACCCGGTTGTTTGTGGTCACCGCAGAGGGCCAATGGTTCGACGGGCAACTGCCGCTGCAGATTGTCGCGCCGGCCTCGCAGCTGGCGAGCAGCCCGTGGCAAGTGGTGCTGTTTGTCGCTCAAGCCAGTGAAAACGCTTGA
- a CDS encoding DotU/TssL family secretion system protein, with the protein MPEGNVGSAARGLHEAPLSSAFRQAWQEWSQAWNEQPKDSDDEALVEAVVEFSTQITQRLWRTAFAKVGDAATEQVTAVVYAFVALIDETLLFTAWPGQLGWQDKPLESRMYASRQAGERLPLAIKTLLDDQVPATRDLANVYLQCLVLGFEGRLRGEQNQLQHEKWRLALFAFAWQHEPDYADVSARLEQPSAVTPVQLPLRLSLPDGFRLALAILGVVLLMTGLGQMFWRDIRQELEPVMHLSETAAAQEQNS; encoded by the coding sequence ATGCCTGAAGGGAACGTCGGCAGCGCTGCACGAGGCCTCCACGAAGCGCCACTGAGCAGTGCTTTTCGCCAGGCCTGGCAAGAGTGGTCGCAGGCCTGGAACGAACAGCCCAAAGACAGTGACGATGAAGCGTTGGTCGAGGCCGTCGTCGAGTTTTCCACGCAGATTACCCAGCGTTTGTGGCGAACCGCGTTTGCTAAAGTCGGTGATGCCGCCACCGAACAGGTGACCGCCGTAGTGTATGCGTTTGTCGCGTTGATCGACGAGACCCTGTTGTTTACCGCCTGGCCAGGTCAGCTCGGCTGGCAGGACAAACCGCTGGAGTCACGGATGTATGCCAGCCGTCAGGCGGGCGAACGGTTGCCACTGGCGATCAAGACATTGCTCGACGACCAGGTGCCGGCCACTCGGGATCTGGCCAACGTGTATTTGCAATGCCTGGTACTGGGTTTTGAAGGGCGTCTGCGCGGCGAGCAGAACCAGCTCCAGCATGAGAAGTGGCGGTTGGCGTTGTTCGCGTTTGCCTGGCAACACGAGCCCGATTACGCCGATGTCAGTGCTCGGCTGGAGCAGCCTTCAGCGGTGACTCCCGTGCAGTTGCCCCTGCGTCTGTCGCTACCCGACGGCTTTCGGCTGGCGCTGGCGATCCTTGGCGTCGTGCTGTTGATGACCGGGTTGGGGCAGATGTTCTGGCGTGACATTCGTCAAGAGCTTGAGCCGGTCATGCACCTTTCCGAAACGGCAGCGGCCCAGGAGCAAAACTCATGA
- a CDS encoding type VI secretion protein IcmF/TssM N-terminal domain-containing protein, whose amino-acid sequence MSTLGIVATVVAVLLLLAVLLVAVWWLRTQSGAAIRSFYLSVRHMEQEQGTQDRYQIPWLLMLGNETQGTQLCAQWRLQPTDKPAWFGRWWSDPEGAVLVVPQTLFLPDEGLNLQRGGWWRLLGLIVRLRSKRPLDAVIWTVPASQLGDPELAASLGLAARRRFIDLLQRFGLSLPVYVVITGMEEVPGFQTLIAALPVEAREQALGWSSPYSPEAVWQSHWSDQALDQVSRALSESIIEIGALSGHLSNELFALPDRFEALRRTLQTLLEPVFQGNAQGEAPRFRGIYFTANQAPESTRESFSAYDTVLQQSAFARQLWQRRIVAERGVAQVVPRILRLRQRWQRVTGVVALVVGLVWAIGMVWVWHDSVKDAHELSRLLQGAQKNYVAVTDESHRLEPTRRNVESFWRVLERAPRWTFSSVVFPTSWFSSLDAQLEDELRLTAQRHLLVPLQELLVSDLAQLKAIRNTERRVNVESEDPAQWQNYVKAKELVERAVRLEQQNQWFNQALNNPRSPLDDLVLLSNNALSLNLNVGTLRRSAFYNRVLLNSDTSGLKALDLSAERSTISTNFEGLMERWLDQYFLADNFVRQAGYLKLQLERLESGSGNSLSELEDLRALIDDLQALIGLTNSAWGRGKGQDLVPGYRELMDKVRQSALLGPQLEQQLDMQASKLQQSFRDQWIAQAGSRGNLLVQQGSGQLALQEHVSQLDNAVQALFKRDFVAIALRQDDSSLSASQGQNADSDGLNSALNYFASYKSYVSEELPRIPPAYRGALLQAAEGAAAKAMWLSLEEQGGQVQQGTGFNVQASQAVALQKAFVELRRSDLATRLQNALNRRALAEVANGLNEIIAQPLFSERTSIARWDGSKNLGLQLYGASDVQDLKLSLKQQFNTMLGITEQRTSALEWLKVQQQNLSGLDYERVVQFSALNDELLKYKEQNPASSAAQIEQLVSRDFIDMDAGSCAQILQTANLSGGRGTLALRAQELQQTAMQRCQSLQQQQASAAWNDLANYFNQYLAERFPFSNGTQVTDADPARVQHLLELIDKRLPVAQAGLQLSRTPERLAAEDFLNRLKQASTWLGPLFVRDKSGILGVEMDVRWRTDREEEHGADQVIAWGLNAGNQQISYPGEAQQNLRWMVGQPVRLTLRWARNGPQRPVSDPLQPNLVIRDLEAGWEYGGPWSLLRLMRSHQSNQRQPSMDYTDFPLTLRLPVAASTSIEEPTQMFMRLSWMTQGSKLQLSIQPLPTRAPRSPFVSTGSTAAIVTNEEGL is encoded by the coding sequence ATGAGCACCCTGGGGATTGTCGCAACCGTCGTCGCGGTGCTGTTGTTGCTGGCGGTGTTGCTGGTGGCGGTGTGGTGGTTGCGCACCCAGAGCGGTGCGGCGATTCGCAGTTTTTATCTGTCGGTCCGGCACATGGAGCAGGAGCAAGGCACGCAGGATCGCTATCAGATTCCGTGGCTGCTGATGCTTGGCAACGAAACCCAGGGCACTCAACTCTGTGCCCAATGGCGCTTGCAACCCACCGACAAACCGGCCTGGTTCGGGCGCTGGTGGTCGGACCCCGAGGGCGCGGTGCTGGTGGTGCCACAAACGTTGTTTTTGCCTGATGAAGGCTTGAACCTGCAACGTGGCGGCTGGTGGCGTCTGTTGGGATTGATCGTGCGCCTGCGCAGCAAGCGGCCTCTGGACGCGGTGATCTGGACCGTGCCAGCCAGTCAACTGGGCGATCCGGAGCTGGCCGCCAGCCTCGGTCTGGCGGCACGGCGGCGCTTCATCGATCTGTTACAGCGTTTCGGTCTGAGCCTGCCGGTGTATGTGGTGATTACCGGGATGGAGGAAGTGCCGGGCTTTCAGACGTTGATTGCTGCACTTCCGGTCGAGGCACGTGAACAGGCGTTGGGCTGGTCGTCGCCGTATTCGCCTGAGGCGGTCTGGCAATCGCACTGGAGTGATCAGGCGCTGGATCAGGTGAGCCGGGCATTGTCTGAATCGATCATCGAGATCGGCGCCTTGTCCGGGCATTTGAGCAACGAACTGTTTGCCTTGCCGGACCGTTTCGAAGCGCTGCGGCGCACACTGCAAACGTTGCTTGAGCCGGTTTTTCAGGGCAACGCACAAGGTGAGGCGCCGCGTTTTCGAGGGATTTACTTCACTGCCAACCAAGCGCCGGAGAGTACTCGGGAGAGCTTCTCGGCCTATGACACGGTGTTGCAGCAGAGCGCGTTTGCCCGGCAGTTGTGGCAGCGCCGGATTGTCGCCGAACGTGGCGTGGCTCAGGTCGTACCGCGGATTTTGCGGCTGCGCCAACGCTGGCAACGGGTGACCGGCGTGGTGGCGCTGGTGGTCGGGCTGGTGTGGGCGATCGGTATGGTTTGGGTCTGGCACGACTCGGTCAAGGATGCCCATGAGTTGTCACGCTTGCTGCAAGGTGCGCAGAAAAATTATGTCGCGGTCACGGACGAAAGCCATCGACTGGAACCGACGCGACGTAACGTCGAAAGTTTCTGGCGGGTACTGGAACGAGCCCCGCGCTGGACGTTCAGTTCGGTGGTCTTTCCCACCTCCTGGTTTTCCTCGCTGGATGCGCAGCTGGAGGACGAACTGCGGCTCACTGCTCAGCGGCACTTGCTGGTGCCGCTGCAAGAGTTGCTGGTGTCGGACCTGGCGCAGCTCAAGGCGATCCGCAATACCGAGCGTCGAGTGAACGTGGAAAGCGAAGACCCGGCGCAATGGCAGAACTACGTCAAGGCCAAGGAACTGGTCGAGCGCGCGGTGCGTCTCGAACAACAGAACCAGTGGTTCAATCAGGCGTTGAACAATCCCCGGAGCCCGCTCGATGACCTGGTGCTGTTGAGCAATAACGCCTTGTCGCTGAACCTCAACGTCGGCACGTTGCGTCGCTCGGCCTTCTATAACCGGGTACTGCTCAATTCCGACACCAGCGGGTTGAAAGCGCTGGACCTGAGCGCGGAGCGCTCGACCATCTCGACGAATTTTGAAGGACTGATGGAGCGCTGGCTGGACCAGTACTTCCTGGCTGACAACTTCGTGCGTCAGGCCGGCTATCTCAAGCTGCAGCTGGAGCGGCTGGAGTCCGGCAGTGGCAATTCACTCAGCGAGCTCGAGGACTTGAGGGCGCTGATTGACGACCTGCAAGCGTTGATTGGCTTGACCAACTCGGCGTGGGGACGAGGCAAGGGCCAGGACCTGGTGCCGGGCTACCGCGAGCTGATGGATAAAGTCCGCCAAAGCGCCTTGCTCGGGCCGCAACTGGAGCAACAACTGGACATGCAGGCGTCGAAGTTGCAGCAGAGCTTTCGTGATCAATGGATTGCCCAGGCAGGCTCGCGTGGCAATTTGCTGGTTCAGCAAGGCAGCGGACAACTGGCGTTGCAAGAGCATGTCAGCCAGCTGGACAACGCCGTGCAGGCGTTGTTCAAGCGCGATTTCGTGGCTATTGCACTGCGTCAGGATGATTCCAGCCTCAGTGCTTCACAGGGGCAGAACGCCGACAGCGATGGTCTCAACAGCGCATTGAATTACTTCGCCAGTTACAAAAGCTACGTCAGCGAAGAGCTGCCACGTATCCCGCCAGCCTACCGGGGCGCACTGCTTCAGGCGGCGGAAGGGGCGGCGGCCAAGGCGATGTGGCTCAGCCTGGAGGAACAGGGCGGCCAGGTGCAGCAAGGCACAGGGTTCAATGTGCAGGCCTCGCAGGCGGTGGCGTTGCAAAAAGCCTTTGTCGAGTTGCGCCGCAGTGACCTGGCTACCCGTTTGCAGAACGCACTCAACCGCCGCGCGTTGGCCGAGGTCGCCAATGGCCTGAACGAAATAATCGCCCAGCCGCTGTTCAGCGAAAGGACCAGTATTGCGCGCTGGGATGGTTCGAAAAACCTCGGCTTGCAGCTGTACGGTGCCAGTGATGTGCAGGACCTGAAGCTGAGCCTCAAGCAGCAGTTCAACACCATGTTGGGTATTACCGAACAACGTACTTCGGCGTTGGAGTGGCTGAAGGTCCAGCAGCAGAATCTGTCGGGACTGGATTACGAACGGGTTGTGCAGTTCAGTGCCTTGAATGATGAACTGCTCAAGTACAAGGAGCAGAATCCTGCCAGCTCTGCGGCACAGATCGAACAGTTGGTGAGCCGGGACTTTATCGACATGGATGCCGGGTCCTGCGCACAAATCCTGCAAACCGCCAACCTTTCCGGTGGCCGTGGGACGCTTGCCCTGAGGGCTCAGGAACTGCAGCAAACCGCGATGCAACGCTGCCAGTCGCTGCAGCAGCAACAGGCTTCGGCGGCGTGGAACGACCTGGCCAACTATTTCAATCAGTACCTGGCCGAGCGTTTTCCATTCTCCAATGGCACGCAGGTGACCGATGCCGACCCGGCGCGGGTCCAGCATTTGCTGGAATTGATCGACAAGCGCCTGCCGGTGGCGCAAGCCGGTTTGCAACTCAGCCGGACGCCGGAACGGTTGGCCGCCGAGGACTTTCTCAATCGCTTGAAACAGGCCAGCACTTGGCTCGGGCCGCTGTTTGTGCGAGATAAAAGCGGCATTCTCGGGGTGGAGATGGATGTGCGCTGGCGCACTGATCGCGAGGAAGAGCACGGCGCCGATCAGGTCATTGCCTGGGGCTTGAATGCCGGTAATCAACAGATCAGCTACCCCGGCGAGGCCCAGCAGAACCTGCGCTGGATGGTCGGCCAACCCGTCAGGTTGACGTTGCGCTGGGCCAGGAATGGTCCGCAGCGGCCGGTCAGCGACCCGTTGCAACCGAACCTGGTGATCAGGGACCTGGAAGCTGGCTGGGAGTACGGCGGCCCTTGGTCGTTGCTGCGGCTGATGCGTTCGCACCAGTCGAATCAGCGCCAGCCAAGCATGGACTACACCGATTTTCCACTGACCTTGCGCTTGCCGGTCGCCGCGAGCACCAGCATTGAGGAGCCGACACAGATGTTCATGCGCCTGTCATGGATGACTCAGGGATCAAAACTGCAGTTGTCCATTCAACCGTTGCCGACCCGTGCGCCGCGTTCACCCTTTGTCTCGACGGGTTCGACGGCGGCCATCGTGACGAACGAGGAGGGCTTGTGA
- the tssA gene encoding type VI secretion system protein TssA, whose translation MSLPSLSLSSPLPELISQLLEPISDEAPCGQDLRYEPEFDQLRELRREDDTSLPTGVWQSSIKRAQWPEQAKLASRLLLERSKDLMLSAWLGEAWLHLDGLEGLPGSLALVAGLCERYPEQLHPQAEEGDQSWRVIPLEWLARRYSEVLLTRVPLFDTRTSEFADFCLDDWRRLQVQQVMVNDTKAAKTSAETARNEQKKLTEQIRATPLSFWLRSQGSLLLSLQHLQRLEDWSDAYLGNQAPGYKSLRGIIEALLTLVQEFIAMHPRQPTQAPVEPPQVQAPQNTLEPEPAPAQQALREPVSREEAYRQLLLIAEYLARTEPHSPVPYLIRRGVEWGNKPLSELLGELISADAESRRLWTLLGVL comes from the coding sequence GTGAGTTTGCCGTCACTATCATTGTCATCGCCGCTGCCGGAGTTGATCTCACAGTTGCTCGAACCGATCAGCGATGAAGCGCCCTGTGGCCAGGACCTGCGCTATGAGCCTGAGTTCGATCAGTTGCGCGAGCTGCGCCGCGAGGACGATACCAGTTTGCCGACAGGGGTCTGGCAGTCGTCGATCAAGCGTGCCCAATGGCCGGAACAGGCAAAGCTCGCCAGCCGTTTGCTGCTGGAGCGCAGCAAGGACTTGATGCTCAGTGCCTGGCTCGGCGAGGCCTGGTTGCATCTGGACGGCCTGGAAGGGTTGCCGGGCAGCCTGGCGCTGGTGGCGGGGTTATGCGAGCGCTACCCCGAGCAACTTCACCCTCAGGCCGAGGAGGGCGATCAGTCGTGGCGGGTGATTCCTCTCGAATGGCTGGCAAGACGCTACAGCGAAGTCCTGCTCACCCGGGTGCCGCTGTTCGACACGCGCACCAGCGAATTTGCGGATTTCTGCCTGGATGACTGGCGGCGCTTGCAAGTGCAGCAGGTGATGGTCAATGACACCAAGGCCGCAAAAACCTCAGCTGAAACCGCGCGCAACGAGCAGAAAAAACTCACCGAACAGATTCGCGCGACACCGCTGTCCTTCTGGTTGCGCAGCCAAGGCAGCCTGTTGCTGAGCTTGCAGCATCTGCAACGGCTGGAGGACTGGAGTGATGCCTACCTGGGCAATCAGGCGCCAGGCTACAAATCATTGCGGGGCATCATCGAGGCGCTGTTGACGCTCGTTCAGGAGTTCATCGCCATGCATCCACGTCAACCCACCCAGGCCCCGGTCGAGCCACCGCAGGTCCAGGCGCCACAAAACACTCTGGAGCCAGAGCCTGCGCCAGCCCAACAGGCACTGCGCGAGCCGGTGAGTCGCGAAGAGGCTTATCGGCAACTGCTACTGATTGCCGAATACCTGGCGCGAACCGAGCCCCACAGTCCGGTGCCTTACTTGATCAGGCGCGGAGTGGAGTGGGGCAATAAACCGCTGAGTGAACTGTTGGGCGAGTTGATATCGGCTGACGCGGAGTCGCGCCGACTCTGGACGTTATTGGGTGTGCTCTAA
- a CDS encoding 2-hydroxyacid dehydrogenase, giving the protein MPATVLVLVETINDYLPILEHQGFHLILAPTPAERAQAIASHRGQIDAVLTRGPLGLYADEIAALANLKIICVIGAGYEQVDLQAASDRGITVTNGAGVNASSVADHAMALLLSLVRDIPRCDAAVRRGEWPKIMRPSLAGKRLGVLGLGAVGMAIAKRAANGFDMTVSYHSRQLLSDIPYDFCSTPTELARVSDFLIVCTPGGIGTQHLVNKQVLDALGPQGFIVNIARASVVATSDLVSALEQRRIAGAALDVFDEEPQVPDALKVLSNVILTPHVAGLSPEATKGTVELVGQNLMAFFSGHPVLTPIKLPKPL; this is encoded by the coding sequence ATGCCTGCAACCGTACTGGTACTGGTTGAAACCATTAACGACTACCTGCCGATTCTCGAACATCAAGGCTTCCACCTGATTCTCGCCCCCACTCCCGCCGAGCGTGCCCAGGCCATCGCCAGTCATCGCGGGCAGATCGATGCCGTGCTGACGCGCGGCCCGCTGGGGCTGTATGCCGATGAAATCGCCGCGCTGGCGAACCTGAAAATCATCTGCGTAATCGGTGCCGGATACGAGCAGGTCGATCTGCAAGCCGCCAGCGACCGCGGTATAACCGTCACCAATGGTGCTGGCGTCAACGCCTCGTCGGTGGCCGATCATGCGATGGCCTTGTTGCTGTCGCTGGTGCGTGACATCCCTCGGTGCGACGCGGCGGTGCGACGCGGTGAATGGCCGAAGATCATGCGCCCGTCACTGGCCGGCAAGCGCCTGGGTGTTCTGGGGCTCGGCGCCGTCGGCATGGCCATCGCCAAACGTGCCGCCAACGGCTTCGACATGACGGTGAGTTACCACAGCCGCCAGTTGCTCAGCGACATCCCCTACGACTTTTGCTCAACGCCCACCGAACTGGCTCGGGTCTCTGACTTTCTGATCGTTTGCACGCCCGGCGGCATCGGCACGCAGCACCTGGTCAACAAGCAGGTGCTGGATGCCTTGGGCCCCCAGGGTTTTATCGTCAACATTGCCCGCGCCAGCGTGGTTGCTACCAGCGATCTGGTTAGCGCGCTCGAGCAACGGCGGATCGCCGGTGCCGCGCTCGATGTATTCGATGAAGAGCCTCAGGTGCCGGATGCGCTCAAGGTATTGAGCAACGTGATCCTCACGCCGCATGTGGCCGGCCTGTCGCCGGAAGCGACCAAGGGAACCGTTGAACTGGTCGGGCAGAACCTGATGGCGTTTTTCTCCGGTCATCCGGTGTTGACGCCCATCAAGTTGCCCAAGCCGCTCTGA
- a CDS encoding cysteine hydrolase family protein, producing MSSALLIIDMQVGLFYGPDKPHDGERVLANIRQLIHRARAREVPIYAVRHTGPEGSPIEAGSPFWQLLPELELDANVDTLFDKTRPNCFLGTRLAQQLTDASINHVFIVGMKTQYCIDSTCRAAAEQGLQVTLVADAHTCMDTAALSAKMIIEHHNATLGGAFVKLMNTADARF from the coding sequence ATGTCATCGGCACTTTTGATCATCGATATGCAGGTCGGTCTGTTCTACGGCCCGGACAAGCCCCACGACGGCGAGCGAGTACTTGCCAACATCCGCCAGCTCATTCACCGGGCCCGAGCGCGCGAAGTGCCGATTTATGCGGTACGACACACCGGTCCTGAGGGTTCGCCCATTGAGGCAGGAAGCCCATTCTGGCAATTACTTCCCGAGCTGGAGCTGGATGCGAATGTCGACACCCTGTTCGATAAAACCCGCCCCAATTGCTTCCTCGGAACTCGACTGGCACAACAACTCACCGACGCCTCGATAAACCATGTGTTCATCGTCGGCATGAAAACCCAGTACTGCATCGACAGTACCTGCCGAGCCGCAGCCGAACAGGGCTTACAGGTTACGCTCGTCGCCGATGCTCACACCTGCATGGACACTGCGGCGTTATCGGCCAAAATGATCATTGAGCACCACAATGCAACCCTTGGCGGGGCGTTCGTGAAATTAATGAACACAGCGGACGCCAGGTTCTGA
- a CDS encoding serine/threonine transporter, with amino-acid sequence MNDQANSVDERYEAAAPASLSSWNRHDTTWMLGLFGTAIGAGTLFLPINAGLGGFWPLLILALLAFPMTFYAHRGLTRFVLSGRAGADITEVVEEHFGIKAGALITLLYFFAIFPILLIYSVALTNTVGSFLEHQLHIMPPPRAILSFVLILGLLAVVRCGEQMIVKAMSLMVYPFIVALLFLAVFLIPHWNGGILETASTLPEPSALLHTLWLAIPVMVFSFNHSPIISAFAVDQKRRYGAHAEERSSQILSRAHTLMVVMVLFFVFSCVLTLSPAQLAEAKAQNLSILSYLANHFSNPTIAFAAPLIAFVAISKSFLGHYIGASEGLKGLIVKSGRRPAPKTLDRMTAAFMLVVCWIVATLNPSILGMIETLGGPVIAAILFLMPMYAIRKVPAMARYRGQASNVFVTLVGLVAISALIYSLTA; translated from the coding sequence ATGAATGATCAGGCCAATAGCGTTGATGAACGCTATGAAGCGGCGGCACCAGCGAGCCTCAGCAGCTGGAATCGCCATGACACCACCTGGATGCTGGGCCTGTTTGGCACGGCGATTGGTGCGGGTACCCTGTTTTTGCCGATCAACGCAGGCCTCGGCGGTTTCTGGCCGCTGTTGATCCTGGCGTTGTTGGCGTTCCCCATGACCTTTTACGCACACCGTGGCCTGACCCGCTTCGTGTTGTCCGGTCGCGCAGGGGCAGACATTACCGAAGTCGTCGAAGAGCATTTCGGGATCAAGGCCGGCGCCCTGATCACCTTGCTGTACTTCTTCGCGATCTTTCCGATCCTGCTGATCTACAGTGTTGCGCTGACCAACACCGTGGGCAGTTTCCTCGAACACCAGTTGCACATCATGCCGCCGCCACGGGCGATTCTGTCGTTCGTGCTGATCCTCGGTCTGCTGGCCGTGGTGCGCTGCGGCGAGCAGATGATCGTCAAGGCCATGAGCCTGATGGTGTACCCGTTCATCGTGGCGCTGCTGTTTCTGGCAGTGTTCCTGATTCCGCACTGGAACGGCGGCATTCTCGAAACCGCGAGCACCTTGCCCGAGCCTTCGGCATTGCTGCACACGCTGTGGCTGGCGATTCCGGTGATGGTGTTCTCGTTCAACCACTCGCCGATCATCTCGGCCTTTGCGGTGGACCAGAAGCGTCGTTATGGCGCGCACGCCGAAGAGCGCAGCTCGCAAATCCTTTCTCGCGCTCACACCTTGATGGTGGTGATGGTGCTGTTCTTCGTCTTCAGTTGCGTGCTGACCCTGTCGCCAGCACAACTGGCCGAGGCCAAGGCGCAGAACCTGTCGATCCTGTCGTACCTGGCTAACCACTTCAGCAACCCGACGATCGCGTTCGCCGCACCGTTGATTGCGTTCGTGGCGATTTCCAAATCGTTCCTGGGCCACTACATCGGCGCCAGCGAAGGCCTCAAGGGGCTGATCGTCAAGAGCGGTCGCCGTCCGGCACCGAAGACCCTGGACCGTATGACCGCAGCGTTCATGCTGGTGGTCTGCTGGATCGTCGCCACGCTGAACCCGAGCATCCTGGGGATGATTGAAACCCTCGGTGGCCCGGTCATCGCGGCGATTCTGTTCCTGATGCCGATGTACGCGATCCGCAAGGTGCCAGCCATGGCACGTTATCGCGGCCAGGCCTCCAACGTCTTCGTGACGCTGGTGGGCCTGGTGGCGATTTCGGCGCTGATTTATTCGCTGACCGCCTGA